The genome window ACTTTAAGGATTCGGCGCGGGAAGCGGCCAAAAAGGCCTTTATGACGACGCGGATCGGCGACTTCGGTCTGCTTCTGGGAATCATGTTCCTGCAGATCAACTTCGGCACCCTCGAATTCACCGAACTGGCGGACAAGCTGCCGGCCTTTGCCCTTGCCCACCCGGCGCTGATCACGCTCATCGGCATCCTCGTCTTCATCGGTCCCATCGGTAAATCGGGCCAGTTTCCGCTCCACGTCTGGCTCCCGGACGCCATGGAAGGCCCCTCTCCTGTGTCGGCGCTGATTCACGCCGCCACGATGGTCGTCGCCGGCGTCTACCTGGTGGCCCGCGCCTTCACGCTCTTCCATGTGGCGCCTGAAGCGCAGCACTTCGTGGCCTATATTGGCGGTTTCACAGCCTTCTTCGCCGCCTCTATCGCGCTGACCCAGCGGGAGATGAAGCGGATCCTGGCCTACTCGACAGTCTCCCAGTTAGGCTACATGATGATGGCCCTCGGTGTGGGCAGTCTGACGGCCTCCATGTTCCACCTGATGACCCATGCCTTCTTCAAGGCCCTCATGTTCCTTGCTGCCGGTTCGGCGCTGCACGCCCTGCACGGCACGGCGGACATCTTCGAGATGGGCGGCCTGCGTAAGAAGATGCCTTGGACGGCGGCCTTTATGGTCATCGGCACCCTGGCCATCGCCGGCATCCCGCCCTTCGCTGGTTTCTGGTCGAAGGACGAAATCCTGCTAATGACCAAGTTGCACGGCTTCACCGACCTTTATATTTTGGCCTCGCTGACGGCCTTTATGACCGCCTTCTACATGTCGCGGATGGTCTTCGTCGCCTTCTTCGGCAAAGAGAACCCTCACAACCATCCCCACGAGTCGCCCTGGAACATGATCCTGCCCATGGGTGTCCTGGCTGCCCTGGCGGTTGTGGGCGGCCTCGTCGGAACGCCCTGGACGGAGCATGGCTTCGGCTACTGGGTGCGATACGGCGAGTACCACCATCCCCATGCCGACTGGTCGGTCATGGGTGGCTCCGTCATCCTGGCTGTGGCCGGCATCGGTCTCGCCTGGGCCATCTACGGCGCCAAACTGATTGACAATGAGAAGCTGGCTAGCCGCGCCGGCATCCTCTACACCCTGTCCTACCGCAAATTCTTCATTGACGAAATCTATCAAGCGATCAACAAGACCCTTGTGGCAGGCACGGCCCGCTTCCTCTACTGGATTGACATCCACATCGTCGATGGCTTCATTGACGGCCTTGCCGACGGCACAGGCTGGGCGGGTCGTGTGCTGCGCCGCGTCCAGACCGGTCAGTTGCAGCATTACGCCATGATCTTCTTCTTCACCGTTGTCCTGGTGGCAGTCATTATGGGCCTGATGGGGAACAACTCCGCCATGGCCTTGATCGGAGGTGGAAAGTAAATGGGCTTCCCTTTGCTGACCATCACGCTGTTGGCGCCGATCATCGGAGCCCTGGTGCTGGTGTTTGTTCCGCAGGATGAGCATAAGTCGATCAAGTGGATCTCCGCCTTTTCCATGGCTGTGTCATTGATCCTCACCCTGTACGCCTATTTCGCCTATGATTTCGCCCTCGGGGGTATGCAGTTTACCGAAGATGTGGTCTGGGTCAGGGAACTGGGCGTCACCTACGCTATGGGCGTCGACGGCCTCTCGCTGCCCATGCTGTTGCTGACCAACCTGATCGGCTTTAGCGCCATCTTCGCCTCCTGGAACCAAGAAAAACGACCGAAGGTCTTCTTCGTCCTCTTGCTCCTGCTCATCGCCGGGGTTATGGGCACCTTCATCAGCCGCGACCTCTTCATCTTCTTCCTTTTCTATGAAGTGGTGGTCATCCCCATCTACATCATGGTGATCATCTGGGGTTCCAGCAAAAGGGTCACCAAGGAGTACGCCGGCATGAAGCTGACCATCTACCTGCTTATCGGATCAGCCTTCCTGCTCATTGGGGTTATCGCCATCTACCTGAACGCCTTCCCGGCCGGCCAGCGAACCTTCCTCATGGAAAAACTGGCGACGGCGAATTTCAGCGACTCTTTCCAGATCTACGCCTTCTTCCTGCTGGCCGTTGGTTTTGGCTCGCTGCTCTCCATGTTCCCCTTCCACTCCTGGTCGCCTGACGGCTACGCCGGCGCGCCGACAGCCGTCTCCATGATCCACGCCGGCGTCTTGAAAAAGATCGGCGGCTACGGCCTCATCCGTCTCGGTCTGTTGACCTTGCCGGTGGGGGCCAAGTTCTGGGCGCCTGTCATCGCCTTCTTGGCCGTGGCCAACGTGGCCTATGCGGCCATGATCGCCCTGGCTCAGAAGGATCTCAAGTATGTTGTCGGTTATTCCTCCGTCAGTCACATGGGCTATGTGCTGATCGGCCTAGCGGCCTTGAATGTCATCGGCATCAACGGCGCCGTGGCCAACATGTTCGCCCACGGTGTCATGTCGGCCCTCTTCTTCGCCATGATCGGGCAACTCTATGAAAAAACCCATACCCGCTGGATTCCCGATATGGGCGGTCTGGCCCACCAGATGCCCCGGGTGGCCATCGGCTTCATGATGGCGGGCATGGCCTCGCTCGGCCTGCCGGGCCTGATTTCCTTCATCCCCGAGTTCACCATCTTCGTCGGCTCCTTCTCGGTTTTCAAGGTTCTGGCCATCATCGCCATCTCTGGGATCATCATCACCGCCCTCTACACATTGCGGATGATCGCCGATGTGCTCTTCGGACCGCGACGTTCCGAATTTGACCACCTACAAGACGCCAAGGGCGCCGAACTGGTGCCATTGCTCGTCCTGGGCTCCGTCCTGGTCCTGGGCGGCATCTTCCCGCACTTGCTGATGGATATGGTCAATTCCGGCGTCGAGCCTCTGGTGGCGGCCTTCCTGGCCAAAGTGGGCGCCGCCCCCATGATCGGAGGTGGCTTCTAAGATGAATTTCAGCCTGCTCACCACGGAAATGCTGACTGCCTTGCTGGCCATCGGCTTGCTGGCAATGGGCCTGCTCAACCGAAAAAAGGACAGCCACCGGGGCGTCGCCTATGCGACCGTCTTTGGCCTCTTAGGCATTCTCGTGGTCACCTTCTCCCAGTACGGCATTAACGCCAGCACCTTCCACCAACTGTGGATCCTGGACGATTACTCCGTCTTCATGAAGGAGCTTTTCCTCGTCGCCGCCATCCTCGTCAGCCTGTCAGCCATCGACTATGTGGACGGACTGCCCCGGTTTAAGACCGAGTTCTACGCCATGCTCGTCTTCGCTACCCTGGGCATGATGGTCATGGCTTCGGCCAACGACCTGGTCACCCTCTATGTGGGCATGGAACTGATGACGATCACCTTCTTCATCCTTGTCGCCTACGTCTTCGGCGATGGGCGCTCCTCGGAAGCGGGCGTCAAGTACCTCCTCCTGGGCGGCGCCTCCTCGGCGGTGTTGCTCTATGGGATGAGCCTCCTCTATGGCTTGACAGGCACCACGGTCATTCCTGACCTGCTGGCGCGTCTCACCTGGAGCCCGGCCTTGGTCATCGCCGTCGTCACCATCATTGCCGGTTTCGGCTTTAAGATCTCCGCCGTCCCCTTTCACATGTGGTCGCCTGACATCTACGAAGGCGCCCCGACTCCGGTCACCGGCTTCCTGGCGGTTGCCTCCAAAGCGGCCGGTTTCGCCGTCCTGGTTCGCCTCTTCCTGGAAGGCCTGCCCCTGCAGGGCGGCGCCGACTGGCTGACGGTCATCTCGGTCCTGGCCG of Heliomicrobium undosum contains these proteins:
- the nuoL gene encoding NADH-quinone oxidoreductase subunit L; this encodes MDFALFSLNNAWLIPLLPFVAFVLIAFAFKNMEKTASTTAILFCGASFLLSLGVVAGILQHPELIEQPFIKEVRWFSMPGLSITMGQYIDPIAAMMLFVVTLVATMVMIYSTGYMQGDPGYTRFFAYLSLFACSMLGLVIATNLLQMFIFWELVGLCSYLLIGYYYFKDSAREAAKKAFMTTRIGDFGLLLGIMFLQINFGTLEFTELADKLPAFALAHPALITLIGILVFIGPIGKSGQFPLHVWLPDAMEGPSPVSALIHAATMVVAGVYLVARAFTLFHVAPEAQHFVAYIGGFTAFFAASIALTQREMKRILAYSTVSQLGYMMMALGVGSLTASMFHLMTHAFFKALMFLAAGSALHALHGTADIFEMGGLRKKMPWTAAFMVIGTLAIAGIPPFAGFWSKDEILLMTKLHGFTDLYILASLTAFMTAFYMSRMVFVAFFGKENPHNHPHESPWNMILPMGVLAALAVVGGLVGTPWTEHGFGYWVRYGEYHHPHADWSVMGGSVILAVAGIGLAWAIYGAKLIDNEKLASRAGILYTLSYRKFFIDEIYQAINKTLVAGTARFLYWIDIHIVDGFIDGLADGTGWAGRVLRRVQTGQLQHYAMIFFFTVVLVAVIMGLMGNNSAMALIGGGK
- a CDS encoding complex I subunit 4 family protein produces the protein MGFPLLTITLLAPIIGALVLVFVPQDEHKSIKWISAFSMAVSLILTLYAYFAYDFALGGMQFTEDVVWVRELGVTYAMGVDGLSLPMLLLTNLIGFSAIFASWNQEKRPKVFFVLLLLLIAGVMGTFISRDLFIFFLFYEVVVIPIYIMVIIWGSSKRVTKEYAGMKLTIYLLIGSAFLLIGVIAIYLNAFPAGQRTFLMEKLATANFSDSFQIYAFFLLAVGFGSLLSMFPFHSWSPDGYAGAPTAVSMIHAGVLKKIGGYGLIRLGLLTLPVGAKFWAPVIAFLAVANVAYAAMIALAQKDLKYVVGYSSVSHMGYVLIGLAALNVIGINGAVANMFAHGVMSALFFAMIGQLYEKTHTRWIPDMGGLAHQMPRVAIGFMMAGMASLGLPGLISFIPEFTIFVGSFSVFKVLAIIAISGIIITALYTLRMIADVLFGPRRSEFDHLQDAKGAELVPLLVLGSVLVLGGIFPHLLMDMVNSGVEPLVAAFLAKVGAAPMIGGGF
- a CDS encoding NADH-quinone oxidoreductase subunit N; the protein is MNFSLLTTEMLTALLAIGLLAMGLLNRKKDSHRGVAYATVFGLLGILVVTFSQYGINASTFHQLWILDDYSVFMKELFLVAAILVSLSAIDYVDGLPRFKTEFYAMLVFATLGMMVMASANDLVTLYVGMELMTITFFILVAYVFGDGRSSEAGVKYLLLGGASSAVLLYGMSLLYGLTGTTVIPDLLARLTWSPALVIAVVTIIAGFGFKISAVPFHMWSPDIYEGAPTPVTGFLAVASKAAGFAVLVRLFLEGLPLQGGADWLTVISVLAGVTMVIGNVVAIPQTNIKRMLAYSSVAQAGYLLVGLMSTDAPGVKGILFYAMLYVVANMGAFAVATVVGRAIGSDEIPDYAGLSQRQPLLASVMTISLLSLAGIPPLAGFVGKLYLFAAIMDKGVLWPAFVGFVMSMVSVYYYLNVALYMWRDEPKDDRPIPVSGPMKLTVLFSMVVTIILGIYPGPLAEVATVAAKSLF